A stretch of the Bradyrhizobium sp. CCBAU 53351 genome encodes the following:
- a CDS encoding SDR family NAD(P)-dependent oxidoreductase, with translation MGRLDGKVAVITGATSGIGLRTAEVFVAEGAKIVIAGRRIPEGEALASRLGQTCIFRQTDVTVEAQMQALIALAVDKFGRIDCLFNNAGGPAQTGGIEGLEVERFDAAMATLVRSVMLGMKHAAPVMKKQGSGSIINNGSIAGRLAGFSSSMVYSAAKAAVIHLTKCVAMELGESNVRVNAISPGAIATGIFGKALGLSTDAAEKTPAVMREVYKTAQPIPRAGLPDDIAQAAVFLASDESSFINGHDLVVDGAMTGGRNWSQQQQGYVALRKAFDQG, from the coding sequence ATGGGCAGGCTGGACGGCAAGGTTGCGGTGATTACGGGAGCGACGAGCGGGATCGGATTGCGCACCGCGGAAGTCTTCGTTGCCGAAGGTGCCAAAATTGTGATCGCGGGCCGGCGTATACCGGAAGGCGAGGCGTTGGCATCGCGGCTCGGGCAGACTTGCATCTTCCGCCAGACCGACGTGACGGTCGAGGCGCAGATGCAGGCTCTGATCGCGCTCGCCGTGGACAAGTTCGGCCGGATCGATTGCCTGTTCAACAATGCCGGCGGCCCGGCGCAGACCGGCGGCATCGAGGGCCTCGAAGTCGAGCGTTTCGATGCGGCGATGGCGACGCTGGTGCGCAGCGTCATGCTCGGCATGAAGCACGCCGCGCCCGTCATGAAGAAGCAGGGCAGCGGCAGCATCATCAACAATGGCAGCATCGCCGGCCGCCTCGCCGGCTTCTCCTCCTCGATGGTCTACAGCGCGGCCAAGGCGGCGGTGATCCATCTCACCAAATGCGTGGCAATGGAGCTCGGCGAGTCCAATGTGCGCGTCAACGCGATCTCGCCCGGCGCGATCGCGACCGGCATTTTCGGCAAGGCACTTGGGCTGTCGACCGACGCCGCGGAGAAGACGCCGGCGGTGATGCGCGAGGTCTACAAGACCGCGCAGCCGATCCCACGTGCCGGCCTGCCCGACGACATCGCCCAGGCTGCCGTGTTCCTCGCCAGCGACGAATCCAGCTTCATCAACGGCCACGATCTCGTCGTCGACGGCGCCATGACCGGCGGCCGCAACTGGAGCCAGCAGCAGCAGGGCTATGTGGCCCTGCGCAAGGCGTTCGATCAGGGGTAG
- a CDS encoding cytochrome P450: protein MSMQNVAATAPDYTAPKRNALTHIPGDEGWPIIGKTLQVLADPKGHIEANGAKYGPVYRTHVFGETNVVLLGPEANELVMFDQQKLFSSTHGWNKVLGLLFPRGLMLLDFDEHRLHRKTLSVAFKSGPMKSYLADLDRGIAARVAQWKAKPGEMQLYPAMKQLTLDLAAASFLGADIGPEVDEINRAFVDMVAAAVAPIRRPLPGTQMAAGVRGRKRIVAYFREQIPLRRGNHGGDDLFSQLCRATHEDGALLSEQDIIDHMSFLMMAAHDTLTSSLTSFIGELAANPDWQDRLRAEVLALGLAPGAPSSFDDLEKMPLSEMAFKEALRIKPPVPSMPRRAMRDFTFKGFTIPAGTAVGVNPLYTHHMKDIWPEPDRFDPMRFTDEAQRGRHRFAWVPFGGGAHMCLGLHFAYMQAKCFARHFLQNIEVSLEPGYKPDWQMWPIPKPRDGLRVRVKAV from the coding sequence ATGTCGATGCAGAATGTGGCCGCAACGGCGCCCGACTACACCGCGCCCAAGCGTAACGCGCTGACGCACATTCCCGGCGACGAAGGCTGGCCGATCATCGGCAAGACCTTGCAGGTGCTGGCTGATCCCAAGGGCCATATCGAGGCGAACGGCGCCAAATACGGTCCGGTCTACCGCACCCATGTGTTCGGCGAGACCAATGTCGTGCTGCTCGGGCCGGAGGCCAACGAGCTCGTGATGTTCGATCAGCAGAAACTGTTCTCCTCGACCCACGGCTGGAACAAGGTGCTCGGCCTGTTGTTTCCGCGCGGCTTGATGCTGCTCGATTTCGACGAGCACCGGCTGCACCGCAAGACGCTGTCGGTCGCGTTCAAGTCCGGGCCGATGAAATCCTACCTCGCCGATCTCGACCGCGGCATCGCCGCGCGGGTCGCGCAGTGGAAGGCCAAACCCGGGGAGATGCAGCTCTACCCGGCGATGAAGCAGCTCACGCTCGATCTCGCCGCGGCCTCGTTCCTCGGCGCCGACATCGGGCCTGAGGTCGACGAGATCAACCGCGCCTTCGTCGACATGGTCGCGGCCGCCGTCGCCCCGATCCGGCGCCCCCTGCCCGGCACCCAGATGGCTGCCGGCGTCAGGGGCCGCAAGCGCATCGTCGCCTATTTCCGCGAGCAGATCCCGCTGCGACGCGGCAATCACGGCGGCGACGATCTGTTCTCGCAGCTCTGCCGCGCCACCCATGAGGACGGCGCGCTGCTGTCCGAGCAGGACATCATCGACCATATGAGCTTCCTGATGATGGCGGCGCACGACACCCTGACCTCGTCGCTGACCTCCTTCATCGGCGAGCTCGCCGCCAATCCGGACTGGCAGGACCGGCTGCGCGCGGAAGTTCTCGCGCTCGGGCTTGCGCCGGGCGCGCCGAGCAGCTTCGACGATCTCGAGAAGATGCCGCTGTCGGAGATGGCGTTCAAGGAAGCGTTGCGGATCAAGCCGCCGGTGCCCTCGATGCCGCGCCGCGCGATGCGCGATTTCACCTTCAAGGGCTTCACGATTCCCGCCGGCACCGCGGTCGGCGTCAATCCGCTCTATACCCATCACATGAAGGACATCTGGCCGGAGCCGGACCGCTTCGATCCCATGCGTTTCACCGACGAGGCCCAGCGCGGCCGCCACCGCTTCGCCTGGGTCCCGTTCGGCGGCGGCGCGCATATGTGCCTCGGCCTGCACTTCGCCTACATGCAGGCGAAATGCTTCGCGCGGCACTTTTTGCAGAACATCGAGGTGTCGCTGGAGCCGGGCTACAAGCCGGACTGGCAGATGTGGCCGATCCCGAAACCGCGGGACGGGTTGAGGGTGCGGGTGAAGGCGGTGTGA
- a CDS encoding sensor histidine kinase: MGKLIEEFRRGWQGAAPPSLGLSIAFAVACLLVATLARWALAHVRPDVYFTPYFPAVFFAAAFGGFRIGIVTALVGGVLGVIVNFGDAFADRARFALLALYWAVCALTIWGVEHYRTMLAEQRRISKSLTEEEEYRKLLVDELQHRLKNKLSTVHAVLHQVLHDQPLVWARVDPRLRSLAATDDLISRIDKAGCDIRDLLISELGPYGHVRFTLNGERLFLPPKLAVTLSLMFHELATNAGKYGAFSSPRGLLQVSWTVSDDRLTITWDETEGPSVDKVSEPGFGTKLLKSALSAFDGRTEISYLKTGLHCIMQCRIPRSE, encoded by the coding sequence ATGGGGAAGCTGATCGAGGAATTCCGCAGGGGTTGGCAGGGTGCGGCGCCACCCTCGCTCGGTCTGAGCATTGCCTTTGCGGTGGCCTGCCTATTGGTTGCGACGCTGGCGCGCTGGGCGCTCGCCCATGTGCGGCCCGACGTCTACTTCACCCCTTACTTTCCGGCCGTGTTCTTTGCCGCGGCGTTCGGAGGCTTCCGGATCGGGATCGTGACCGCGCTGGTCGGCGGCGTGCTCGGCGTCATCGTGAATTTCGGCGATGCCTTTGCCGATCGCGCGCGGTTTGCCCTGCTCGCGCTCTATTGGGCGGTCTGCGCGCTCACCATCTGGGGCGTCGAGCACTATCGCACCATGCTGGCGGAGCAGCGCCGGATCTCCAAGAGCCTGACCGAGGAAGAAGAGTATCGCAAGCTGCTGGTCGACGAGCTGCAGCACCGGCTGAAGAACAAGCTGTCGACCGTGCACGCCGTGCTGCACCAGGTGCTGCATGACCAGCCGCTGGTCTGGGCCCGCGTCGATCCGCGGCTGCGCTCGCTGGCCGCGACCGACGATCTGATCTCACGGATCGACAAAGCCGGCTGCGACATCCGCGATCTCCTGATCTCGGAGCTCGGCCCTTACGGGCATGTCCGCTTCACTCTCAATGGCGAGCGGCTGTTCCTGCCGCCGAAGCTCGCGGTCACGCTGTCATTGATGTTTCACGAGCTCGCCACCAATGCCGGCAAGTACGGCGCATTCTCCTCACCGCGCGGCCTGCTGCAGGTGTCGTGGACCGTCAGCGACGATCGCCTGACCATCACCTGGGACGAAACCGAGGGACCGAGCGTGGACAAGGTCTCCGAGCCCGGCTTCGGCACCAAGCTGCTGAAATCGGCGCTGTCGGCCTTCGACGGCAGAACCGAGATCTCGTATTTGAAGACCGGGCTGCATTGCATCATGCAGTGCCGGATCCCGCGAAGCGAATAG
- a CDS encoding LLM class flavin-dependent oxidoreductase — translation MARLKFGAFLAPHHPIGEHPMLQFRRDLDLVEQLDALGYDEFWCGEHHSSGWEMIASPEMFLAAAGERTKRIKLGTGVVSLPYHHPYNVAQRMVQLDHMTGGRAIFGSGPGALASDAHTLGIDPMTQRDRQDEAIGVIRRLFNGERVTAKSDWFTMNDAALQILPLQEEMPFVVASQISPSGMTLAGKYGIGIISLGSMTTQGLMSLQQQWQFAEDAAKKHGTKVDRADWRVLLTFHIAETREQARREAGAGLMRWHNEYNVGTLQRPGLTAFSSPDEAVDKTAFVEGAASTIGTPDDLVKTIKNVMQVSGGVGAIIGFVHDWANPEATRRSWDMVARYVVPEINGYIDALRRSQKFVIENRAIFERAGQAVMAKIMENEKAAEALKVTGPGRVAIPAVNAPDLQKEAAKR, via the coding sequence ATGGCACGCCTGAAGTTCGGAGCCTTCCTTGCCCCGCATCACCCGATCGGGGAGCATCCGATGCTCCAGTTCCGGCGCGATCTCGACCTGGTCGAGCAGCTCGATGCGCTCGGTTATGACGAGTTCTGGTGCGGCGAGCACCATTCATCCGGCTGGGAGATGATCGCCTCTCCGGAGATGTTCCTGGCCGCGGCCGGCGAGCGCACCAAGCGGATCAAGCTCGGCACCGGCGTGGTGTCACTGCCCTATCACCATCCCTACAACGTCGCCCAGCGCATGGTGCAGCTCGACCACATGACCGGCGGCCGCGCCATCTTCGGCTCAGGCCCCGGCGCGCTCGCCTCCGACGCGCATACGCTCGGCATCGACCCGATGACGCAGCGCGACCGCCAGGACGAGGCGATCGGCGTGATCCGGCGCCTGTTCAACGGCGAGCGCGTCACGGCGAAGAGCGACTGGTTCACCATGAACGACGCCGCGCTGCAGATCCTCCCCTTGCAGGAAGAGATGCCGTTCGTCGTGGCCTCGCAGATTTCGCCCTCTGGCATGACGCTCGCGGGCAAATACGGCATCGGCATCATCTCGCTGGGATCGATGACGACGCAGGGCCTGATGTCGCTGCAGCAGCAATGGCAGTTCGCCGAGGACGCCGCCAAGAAGCACGGCACGAAGGTCGACCGTGCCGACTGGCGCGTGCTCCTGACCTTCCACATCGCCGAGACCCGCGAGCAGGCGCGCCGCGAGGCCGGTGCCGGGCTGATGCGCTGGCACAACGAATATAATGTCGGCACGCTGCAGCGGCCGGGCCTCACCGCATTCTCCTCCCCGGATGAGGCCGTGGACAAGACCGCCTTCGTCGAGGGCGCGGCCTCCACCATCGGCACGCCCGACGATCTCGTCAAAACCATCAAGAACGTGATGCAGGTGTCGGGCGGGGTCGGCGCCATCATCGGCTTCGTGCACGACTGGGCCAATCCGGAAGCGACGCGCCGTAGCTGGGACATGGTGGCGCGCTACGTCGTGCCTGAAATCAACGGTTATATCGACGCCCTGCGCCGCTCGCAAAAATTCGTGATCGAGAACCGCGCGATCTTCGAGCGCGCGGGTCAGGCGGTGATGGCCAAGATCATGGAGAACGAGAAGGCCGCCGAGGCGCTGAAGGTGACCGGCCCGGGCCGTGTCGCCATTCCCGCCGTCAACGCCCCGGATCTGCAGAAGGAAGCGGCGAAGCGGTAG